In the Hordeum vulgare subsp. vulgare chromosome 7H, MorexV3_pseudomolecules_assembly, whole genome shotgun sequence genome, one interval contains:
- the LOC123407630 gene encoding uncharacterized protein LOC123407630 isoform X2, whose translation MDPEEPRPVRAQPNHPSCRRSLQGARMVKLSQPMTCSTVCNDNVFSTSMDNIDESDLFDDMVQEMEQILLNSGEPHEGGPSTDNRENNAHQNQHFRDGSTTASTSGTDDAYVHPLSSDPSKIDSVEVVGAKQRTGDVSFGERMVGVKEYTVYLLKVRSGENEWEIERRYREFYALYQQLKLFFSEKGLSLPSTWINVDKESSKMFGNASPDVVNGRSALIQDCLCSLLVSNYPNGTPTPLVNFLSPGIPAYEHSFLKMLIPQSLKRLSSDLHAKDSDCNGALHKDSTSMGKTISLVVEDRPQKSTRQLLEFQHYNCAGCHRHLDAGRTLLQELVQTIGWNRPRFCAYTGQLFCASCHTNDTAVLPARVLHHWDFSLYPVSQLAKAFLDSIYDQPMLCVSAVNPFLFAKVPALLNIMSIRKKIAAMLPCLQCPFRNSIFRGLGVRRYLLDGNDFFALRDLVDLSKGAFAALPVKVQTVSNRILEHITEQCLVCYDAGIPCAARQACDDPLALIFPFQEDEATRCGSCGSIFHKQCFRKIGVCPCGKSASTGTKIAALEQAIEYGSNRLSTEFIPHPSFSSSSGFFAGILSKARSDKIWKPRNSNPVILMGSLPDTSV comes from the exons ATGGACCCGGAGGAACCTCGCCCTGTACGTGCCCAACCCAACCACCCCTCTTGTCGCCGCtcgttgcagggcgcgaggatGGTGAAGTTGTCGCAGCCCATGACTTGCTCCACCGTCTGCAACGACAACGTCTTCTCCACCAGC ATGGACAACATTGATGAAAGTGACTTATTTGATGATATGGTTCAAGAGATGGAACAGATTTTACTCAATTCAGGGGAGCCCCATGAAGGTGGACCTTCTACTGATAACCGCGAGAATAATGCTCACCAAAATCAGCATTTCAGGGATGGCAGCACCACTGCCTCTACCTCTGGTACAGACGATGCATATGTACATCCCCTTTCTTCCGATCCTTCGAAAATTGATTCGGTGGAGGTTGTGGGGGCAAAGCAAAGAACAGGGGATGTTTCTTTCGGTGAGCGGATGGTTGGGGTCAAAGAGTACACTGTATACTTGTTAAAAGTGAGGAGTGGTGAAAATGAGTGGGAAATTGAGCGTCGATACCGTGAATTTTATGCACTTTATCAACAACTCAAGCTCTTCTTTTCTGAGAAAGGATTGAGTCTTCCATCCACATGGATAAACGTTGACAAAGAGTCCAGTAAAATGTTTGGGAATGCATCCCCAGATGTtgtcaatggaagaagtgctcttATTCAAGACTGCTTATGTTCTTTGCTCGTCTCTAATTATCCCAATGGAACACCCACCCCTCTGGTTAATTTTTTGTCACCGGGTATACCTGCTTATGAACATAGCTTTTTAAAGATGCTTATTCCTCAATCTTTGAAAAGGCTAAGCAGCGATTTACATGCCAAAGATTCAGACTGCAATGGAGCTCTGCACAAGGATTCTACCTCGATGGGCAAGACAATATCACTTGTTGTGGAGGATAGGCCTCAGAAGTCGACTAGACAGTTGTTGGAGTTTCAACACTACAATTGTGCGGGATGTCATAGGCATTTGGATGCTGGACGGACGTTGCTGCAAGAACTTGTACAAACTATTGGATGGAACAGGCCTCGGTTTTGTGCTTACACTGGACAGTTATTTTGTGCCTCTTGTCACACAAACGATACTGCGGTTCTGCCAGCAAGAGTTTTGCATCACTGGGATTTTTCTTTATACCCAGTTTCCCAGCTAGCAAAAGCATTTTTGGACTCAATCTATGACCAG CCTATGCTCTGTGTAAGTGCTGTCAACCCTTTCCTTTTTGCTAAAGTGCCTGCTCTACTTAACATCATGAGTATCCGGAAGAAAATAGCTGCCATGCTTCCTTGTCTCCAATGTCCTTTTCGGAACTCCATATTTAGAGGATTAGGAGTTCGAAGATACCTTCTTGATGGGAATGATTTTTTTGCGCTTCGTGACCTTGTTGATCTCTCAAAGGGAGCTTTTGCAG CACTTCCAGTTAAGGTGCAGACCGTATCAAATAGGATACTTGAACACATCACGGAGCAATGCCTTGTGTGCTATGATGCCGGCATTCCTTGTGCTGCTCGACAAGCTTGTGATGACCCCCTGGCCCTTATTTTCCCATTTCAG GAAGATGAAGCTACAAGATGTGGTTCTTGTGGGTCAATTTTCCACAAACAATGCTTCAGGAAAATTGGTGTCTGCCCTTGTGGTAAGAGTGCCAGCACAGGCACTAAAATCGCGGCACTAGAACAAGCTATAGAATACGGCTCAAACAGGCTGTCAACTGAGTTCATCCCACAcccttctttttcttcatcgTCAGGATTTTTTGCGGGCATTCTTTCGAAAGCAAGGTCAGATAAGATTTGGAAACCGAGAAACAGCAATCCTGTGATTTTGATGGGTTCATTACCGGATACGTCTGTATGA
- the LOC123407630 gene encoding uncharacterized protein LOC123407630 isoform X1, whose translation METARRSTGSPSSDGFLPPGSDTEDDERYCSAASSALGTPSSIATLRPSSDLWDHQMDLLLDDPVASFPRSHQLSHRRLHQPQAPAPAPDPPAAAAALSRPALGSDAPALPPRARPAKMDNIDESDLFDDMVQEMEQILLNSGEPHEGGPSTDNRENNAHQNQHFRDGSTTASTSGTDDAYVHPLSSDPSKIDSVEVVGAKQRTGDVSFGERMVGVKEYTVYLLKVRSGENEWEIERRYREFYALYQQLKLFFSEKGLSLPSTWINVDKESSKMFGNASPDVVNGRSALIQDCLCSLLVSNYPNGTPTPLVNFLSPGIPAYEHSFLKMLIPQSLKRLSSDLHAKDSDCNGALHKDSTSMGKTISLVVEDRPQKSTRQLLEFQHYNCAGCHRHLDAGRTLLQELVQTIGWNRPRFCAYTGQLFCASCHTNDTAVLPARVLHHWDFSLYPVSQLAKAFLDSIYDQPMLCVSAVNPFLFAKVPALLNIMSIRKKIAAMLPCLQCPFRNSIFRGLGVRRYLLDGNDFFALRDLVDLSKGAFAALPVKVQTVSNRILEHITEQCLVCYDAGIPCAARQACDDPLALIFPFQEDEATRCGSCGSIFHKQCFRKIGVCPCGKSASTGTKIAALEQAIEYGSNRLSTEFIPHPSFSSSSGFFAGILSKARSDKIWKPRNSNPVILMGSLPDTSV comes from the exons ATGGAGACAGCCCGGCGATCCACCGGCAGCCCCTCGTCGGACGGCTTCTTGCCGCCCGGATCGGACACCGAGGACGACGAGAGGTACTGCAGCGCCGCCAGCTCCGCGCTCGGGACGCCGAGCTCCATCGCCACCCTCCGCCCCTCCTCCGACTTGTGGGACCACCAGATGGACCTTCTCCTGGACGACCCCGTCGCCAGCTTCCCTAGGAGCCACCAGCtgagccaccgccgcctccaccaaCCGcaggcaccagcaccagcaccagatcctcccgccgccgccgccgctctctCGCGGCCGGCGTTGGGTTCCGATGCGCCGGCTCTTCCGCCACGCGCTCGGCCTGCCAAG ATGGACAACATTGATGAAAGTGACTTATTTGATGATATGGTTCAAGAGATGGAACAGATTTTACTCAATTCAGGGGAGCCCCATGAAGGTGGACCTTCTACTGATAACCGCGAGAATAATGCTCACCAAAATCAGCATTTCAGGGATGGCAGCACCACTGCCTCTACCTCTGGTACAGACGATGCATATGTACATCCCCTTTCTTCCGATCCTTCGAAAATTGATTCGGTGGAGGTTGTGGGGGCAAAGCAAAGAACAGGGGATGTTTCTTTCGGTGAGCGGATGGTTGGGGTCAAAGAGTACACTGTATACTTGTTAAAAGTGAGGAGTGGTGAAAATGAGTGGGAAATTGAGCGTCGATACCGTGAATTTTATGCACTTTATCAACAACTCAAGCTCTTCTTTTCTGAGAAAGGATTGAGTCTTCCATCCACATGGATAAACGTTGACAAAGAGTCCAGTAAAATGTTTGGGAATGCATCCCCAGATGTtgtcaatggaagaagtgctcttATTCAAGACTGCTTATGTTCTTTGCTCGTCTCTAATTATCCCAATGGAACACCCACCCCTCTGGTTAATTTTTTGTCACCGGGTATACCTGCTTATGAACATAGCTTTTTAAAGATGCTTATTCCTCAATCTTTGAAAAGGCTAAGCAGCGATTTACATGCCAAAGATTCAGACTGCAATGGAGCTCTGCACAAGGATTCTACCTCGATGGGCAAGACAATATCACTTGTTGTGGAGGATAGGCCTCAGAAGTCGACTAGACAGTTGTTGGAGTTTCAACACTACAATTGTGCGGGATGTCATAGGCATTTGGATGCTGGACGGACGTTGCTGCAAGAACTTGTACAAACTATTGGATGGAACAGGCCTCGGTTTTGTGCTTACACTGGACAGTTATTTTGTGCCTCTTGTCACACAAACGATACTGCGGTTCTGCCAGCAAGAGTTTTGCATCACTGGGATTTTTCTTTATACCCAGTTTCCCAGCTAGCAAAAGCATTTTTGGACTCAATCTATGACCAG CCTATGCTCTGTGTAAGTGCTGTCAACCCTTTCCTTTTTGCTAAAGTGCCTGCTCTACTTAACATCATGAGTATCCGGAAGAAAATAGCTGCCATGCTTCCTTGTCTCCAATGTCCTTTTCGGAACTCCATATTTAGAGGATTAGGAGTTCGAAGATACCTTCTTGATGGGAATGATTTTTTTGCGCTTCGTGACCTTGTTGATCTCTCAAAGGGAGCTTTTGCAG CACTTCCAGTTAAGGTGCAGACCGTATCAAATAGGATACTTGAACACATCACGGAGCAATGCCTTGTGTGCTATGATGCCGGCATTCCTTGTGCTGCTCGACAAGCTTGTGATGACCCCCTGGCCCTTATTTTCCCATTTCAG GAAGATGAAGCTACAAGATGTGGTTCTTGTGGGTCAATTTTCCACAAACAATGCTTCAGGAAAATTGGTGTCTGCCCTTGTGGTAAGAGTGCCAGCACAGGCACTAAAATCGCGGCACTAGAACAAGCTATAGAATACGGCTCAAACAGGCTGTCAACTGAGTTCATCCCACAcccttctttttcttcatcgTCAGGATTTTTTGCGGGCATTCTTTCGAAAGCAAGGTCAGATAAGATTTGGAAACCGAGAAACAGCAATCCTGTGATTTTGATGGGTTCATTACCGGATACGTCTGTATGA
- the LOC123407630 gene encoding uncharacterized protein LOC123407630 isoform X3 has product MMDNIDESDLFDDMVQEMEQILLNSGEPHEGGPSTDNRENNAHQNQHFRDGSTTASTSGTDDAYVHPLSSDPSKIDSVEVVGAKQRTGDVSFGERMVGVKEYTVYLLKVRSGENEWEIERRYREFYALYQQLKLFFSEKGLSLPSTWINVDKESSKMFGNASPDVVNGRSALIQDCLCSLLVSNYPNGTPTPLVNFLSPGIPAYEHSFLKMLIPQSLKRLSSDLHAKDSDCNGALHKDSTSMGKTISLVVEDRPQKSTRQLLEFQHYNCAGCHRHLDAGRTLLQELVQTIGWNRPRFCAYTGQLFCASCHTNDTAVLPARVLHHWDFSLYPVSQLAKAFLDSIYDQPMLCVSAVNPFLFAKVPALLNIMSIRKKIAAMLPCLQCPFRNSIFRGLGVRRYLLDGNDFFALRDLVDLSKGAFAALPVKVQTVSNRILEHITEQCLVCYDAGIPCAARQACDDPLALIFPFQEDEATRCGSCGSIFHKQCFRKIGVCPCGKSASTGTKIAALEQAIEYGSNRLSTEFIPHPSFSSSSGFFAGILSKARSDKIWKPRNSNPVILMGSLPDTSV; this is encoded by the exons ATG ATGGACAACATTGATGAAAGTGACTTATTTGATGATATGGTTCAAGAGATGGAACAGATTTTACTCAATTCAGGGGAGCCCCATGAAGGTGGACCTTCTACTGATAACCGCGAGAATAATGCTCACCAAAATCAGCATTTCAGGGATGGCAGCACCACTGCCTCTACCTCTGGTACAGACGATGCATATGTACATCCCCTTTCTTCCGATCCTTCGAAAATTGATTCGGTGGAGGTTGTGGGGGCAAAGCAAAGAACAGGGGATGTTTCTTTCGGTGAGCGGATGGTTGGGGTCAAAGAGTACACTGTATACTTGTTAAAAGTGAGGAGTGGTGAAAATGAGTGGGAAATTGAGCGTCGATACCGTGAATTTTATGCACTTTATCAACAACTCAAGCTCTTCTTTTCTGAGAAAGGATTGAGTCTTCCATCCACATGGATAAACGTTGACAAAGAGTCCAGTAAAATGTTTGGGAATGCATCCCCAGATGTtgtcaatggaagaagtgctcttATTCAAGACTGCTTATGTTCTTTGCTCGTCTCTAATTATCCCAATGGAACACCCACCCCTCTGGTTAATTTTTTGTCACCGGGTATACCTGCTTATGAACATAGCTTTTTAAAGATGCTTATTCCTCAATCTTTGAAAAGGCTAAGCAGCGATTTACATGCCAAAGATTCAGACTGCAATGGAGCTCTGCACAAGGATTCTACCTCGATGGGCAAGACAATATCACTTGTTGTGGAGGATAGGCCTCAGAAGTCGACTAGACAGTTGTTGGAGTTTCAACACTACAATTGTGCGGGATGTCATAGGCATTTGGATGCTGGACGGACGTTGCTGCAAGAACTTGTACAAACTATTGGATGGAACAGGCCTCGGTTTTGTGCTTACACTGGACAGTTATTTTGTGCCTCTTGTCACACAAACGATACTGCGGTTCTGCCAGCAAGAGTTTTGCATCACTGGGATTTTTCTTTATACCCAGTTTCCCAGCTAGCAAAAGCATTTTTGGACTCAATCTATGACCAG CCTATGCTCTGTGTAAGTGCTGTCAACCCTTTCCTTTTTGCTAAAGTGCCTGCTCTACTTAACATCATGAGTATCCGGAAGAAAATAGCTGCCATGCTTCCTTGTCTCCAATGTCCTTTTCGGAACTCCATATTTAGAGGATTAGGAGTTCGAAGATACCTTCTTGATGGGAATGATTTTTTTGCGCTTCGTGACCTTGTTGATCTCTCAAAGGGAGCTTTTGCAG CACTTCCAGTTAAGGTGCAGACCGTATCAAATAGGATACTTGAACACATCACGGAGCAATGCCTTGTGTGCTATGATGCCGGCATTCCTTGTGCTGCTCGACAAGCTTGTGATGACCCCCTGGCCCTTATTTTCCCATTTCAG GAAGATGAAGCTACAAGATGTGGTTCTTGTGGGTCAATTTTCCACAAACAATGCTTCAGGAAAATTGGTGTCTGCCCTTGTGGTAAGAGTGCCAGCACAGGCACTAAAATCGCGGCACTAGAACAAGCTATAGAATACGGCTCAAACAGGCTGTCAACTGAGTTCATCCCACAcccttctttttcttcatcgTCAGGATTTTTTGCGGGCATTCTTTCGAAAGCAAGGTCAGATAAGATTTGGAAACCGAGAAACAGCAATCCTGTGATTTTGATGGGTTCATTACCGGATACGTCTGTATGA